In one Candidatus Rokuibacteriota bacterium genomic region, the following are encoded:
- a CDS encoding gamma carbonic anhydrase family protein: MIREVPGRTPRVHPDAYVDLAAQVIGDVTIEAGASIWPFTVVRGDQDNHITVGRNSNVQDSSVLHVTPRFPCLVGAGVTVGHRCVLHACTIMDDVRIGIGAVVLTGAVVEEGAQVGAGALVPPGKVVPAGWLVMGVPAKPVRRMSAEELEEIRRNATEYLALWHRDYRGRLR, encoded by the coding sequence ATGATCAGGGAGGTTCCGGGCCGCACGCCCCGCGTCCATCCGGACGCCTACGTCGACCTCGCCGCCCAGGTGATCGGAGACGTGACGATCGAGGCGGGCGCCAGCATCTGGCCCTTCACCGTGGTGCGGGGGGATCAGGACAACCACATCACCGTCGGCCGGAACAGCAATGTCCAGGACAGCTCGGTCCTCCACGTGACGCCGCGGTTCCCGTGCCTCGTGGGCGCCGGTGTGACCGTCGGCCACCGCTGCGTGCTTCACGCCTGCACGATCATGGACGACGTGCGCATCGGCATCGGCGCGGTGGTGCTGACGGGGGCGGTGGTCGAGGAGGGCGCCCAGGTCGGCGCCGGCGCCCTGGTCCCCCCGGGCAAGGTCGTGCCCGCCGGCTGGCTCGTCATGGGCGTGCCGGCCAAGCCCGTGCGCAGGATGAGCGCGGAGGAGCTGGAGGAGATCAGGCGGAACGCGACGGAGTACCTCGCCCTCTGGCATCGCGACTACCGAGGGCGCCTTCGTTGA
- a CDS encoding CoA transferase, which produces MTTHATTHGSATGALQGLRVIDQTQDMAGPFCSMLLADMGAEVLKVEPPEGEPGRRPGLPQAPGVSAVFLAVNRNKRGITLDLTKPDGVAVLSKLAATADVLVENYRPGVARRLGVDYETLAARNPRLIYCSISGFGQTGPYAGRVGLDLVAQGMSGIMSATGSEGGPPVKVGVPITDLGAGLFAVFGILCALRARRVSGRGQLVDTSLFEAGLALSAWEATEYWYTGQIPRRLGTAHRLNAPYQAFRASDGHFTVGAANSKLWPLFAGLLGLEALVDDPRFKTVGDRVQNRAALEALVEAVTRHKPRAHWLARCEETGIPAGPIYTLPEALADPHAQARGMVQEYEHPQAGPLKTLGNPVKLSRSPAALRKAPPLLGEDTEAVLAELGYGAEEIAALRRARVI; this is translated from the coding sequence ATGACGACGCACGCGACGACGCATGGCAGCGCGACGGGCGCCCTGCAGGGCCTTCGGGTGATCGACCAGACCCAGGACATGGCGGGCCCCTTCTGTAGCATGCTGCTGGCCGACATGGGGGCCGAGGTGCTCAAGGTGGAGCCGCCGGAGGGCGAGCCCGGCCGCCGGCCCGGGCTGCCCCAGGCCCCCGGCGTGTCGGCTGTCTTCCTCGCCGTCAACCGCAACAAGCGCGGGATCACCCTCGACCTCACGAAGCCGGATGGCGTCGCGGTCCTCAGCAAGCTCGCGGCGACGGCGGATGTCCTCGTGGAGAATTACCGGCCCGGCGTGGCGAGGCGCCTGGGCGTGGACTACGAGACGCTCGCCGCGCGCAACCCGCGGCTCATCTACTGCTCCATCTCCGGCTTCGGCCAGACGGGGCCCTACGCTGGCCGCGTTGGCCTCGACCTCGTGGCCCAGGGCATGAGCGGCATCATGAGCGCCACGGGCAGCGAGGGCGGACCGCCCGTGAAGGTGGGCGTGCCCATCACCGATCTCGGCGCGGGGCTCTTCGCCGTCTTCGGGATCCTCTGCGCCCTGCGGGCCCGGCGCGTGTCCGGGCGCGGGCAGCTCGTGGACACCTCGCTGTTCGAGGCGGGACTGGCGCTGTCGGCGTGGGAGGCCACGGAGTACTGGTACACGGGCCAGATTCCCCGGCGGCTGGGCACGGCCCACCGCCTCAACGCGCCCTACCAGGCTTTCCGGGCCAGCGACGGCCACTTCACCGTGGGTGCCGCCAACAGCAAGCTCTGGCCGCTGTTCGCCGGCTTGCTCGGCCTCGAGGCCCTGGTGGACGATCCACGCTTCAAGACCGTCGGCGACCGGGTGCAGAATCGGGCCGCGCTGGAGGCGCTGGTGGAGGCGGTGACGCGCCACAAGCCGCGGGCCCACTGGCTCGCCCGCTGCGAGGAGACGGGGATTCCCGCCGGGCCCATCTACACCCTCCCCGAGGCGCTTGCCGATCCGCACGCGCAGGCGCGGGGCATGGTGCAGGAGTACGAGCACCCGCAGGCGGGCCCACTGAAGACCCTGGGTAACCCGGTCAAGCTCTCGCGGTCGCCGGCCGCACTTCGCAAGGCCCCGCCGCTCCTGGGCGAGGACACCGAGGCGGTGCTCGCCGAGCTGGGCTACGGCGCCGAGGAGATCGCGGCGCTGCGCCGCGCGCGGGTGATCTGA
- a CDS encoding CoA transferase has product MKPLEGIRVIDLTQAMAAPYCTMNLADMGADVIKIEPPGAGEPTRQLGAAHRNGHSATFMTMNRGKRDLAVDLKRAEGVEIMTRLVKTADVFVQNYRPGVAERLGLGWDALSVANPRLVYCAVSGFGATGPYAARGGYDLIAQGMSGIISVTGAEEGPPAKSGVPLSDLAAGLFAAYGILCALEHRERTGEGQLVDTSLLEAALALTARESAEYWATGRPPGPLGSAHRLAAPYQAIRAADGHVTVGAADDRLFGALCAAIGRPDLPGDPRFAGGAERLVNRAALITELERTTTTQPRAVWLERLAAAGVPSGPIHDYAEALADPQVLARAMVVDLIHPGAGPIKALGVPVKLSETPGAVDRPAPLLGQHTAEILTELGYSERAQRELEDSGVIQQ; this is encoded by the coding sequence GTGAAGCCCCTCGAGGGAATCCGGGTCATCGATCTCACCCAGGCCATGGCGGCGCCCTACTGCACCATGAACCTCGCCGACATGGGCGCGGATGTCATCAAGATCGAGCCGCCGGGAGCGGGCGAGCCCACCCGTCAGCTCGGGGCAGCGCACCGGAACGGCCACAGCGCCACCTTCATGACCATGAACCGCGGCAAGCGCGATCTGGCCGTGGACCTCAAGCGCGCCGAGGGTGTGGAGATCATGACGCGGCTGGTGAAGACGGCCGACGTCTTCGTCCAGAACTACCGCCCCGGGGTCGCGGAGCGGCTGGGGCTCGGCTGGGACGCGCTGTCCGTCGCGAACCCGCGGCTCGTCTACTGCGCGGTCAGCGGCTTCGGGGCCACCGGGCCGTACGCCGCGCGCGGCGGGTATGACCTGATCGCCCAGGGCATGAGCGGGATCATCAGCGTCACCGGCGCCGAGGAGGGCCCGCCGGCCAAGTCGGGCGTCCCGCTGAGCGATCTCGCCGCGGGGCTCTTCGCCGCCTACGGGATCCTGTGCGCGCTGGAGCACCGGGAGCGCACGGGCGAGGGGCAGCTCGTGGACACCTCTCTCCTCGAGGCCGCCCTGGCGCTCACCGCCCGGGAGTCGGCCGAGTACTGGGCGACGGGCCGGCCCCCCGGGCCGCTGGGCTCGGCGCATCGCCTGGCGGCGCCCTATCAGGCCATCCGCGCGGCGGACGGTCACGTCACGGTGGGCGCCGCCGACGACAGGCTCTTCGGGGCCCTCTGCGCGGCCATCGGGCGCCCCGACCTGCCCGGGGACCCGCGCTTCGCGGGGGGTGCGGAGCGCCTCGTGAACCGCGCCGCGCTGATCACGGAGCTCGAGCGGACCACGACCACCCAGCCGCGCGCAGTGTGGCTGGAGCGGCTGGCCGCCGCCGGCGTGCCCTCGGGCCCCATCCACGACTACGCCGAGGCGCTGGCCGATCCGCAGGTGCTGGCGCGCGCCATGGTGGTCGACCTGATCCATCCGGGAGCCGGGCCCATCAAGGCGCTCGGCGTCCCGGTGAAGCTCTCCGAGACGCCCGGCGCCGTCGACCGTCCCGCCCCGCTGCTGGGCCAGCACACGGCCGAGATCCTGACGGAGCTGGGGTACAGCGAGCGCGCACAGCGGGAGCTGGAGGACAGCGGAGTCATTCAACAGTGA